Proteins from one Salarias fasciatus chromosome 14, fSalaFa1.1, whole genome shotgun sequence genomic window:
- the rtn2a gene encoding reticulon-2a isoform X1: MGQVLGFSHCQEYGSVASTPDSTPPCTDGGNEESELYELQTAREWSDDDMGDGDPDDDEGLASSPSIWGTPRQNSYELTFSYIAIAEAEAVGASRHLRERRRAGSSRGSRTPLIRTDTLETLLDSPDVDWDPQAFLTREEEQEAAERREQERVEARTAGALGRSQQEQTITIQPGPQNLDPESQSGDAVVQQQESAMLASSQTPSSQQQSPSHTLQAATSPPSEPESPVARETISVKLLTSVRPRGPASSQSASAGQNSQEQLVSDHWFSALSLTEDPTLCTHIAVMDLIYWKETERTGMVLTGLVVGLLSLFQLSIITVLSTVSLALMCFTISVRVYYHVLHAFKWGDGEHPFKAYLDMDISLSGEQADLYMQKVIVLTLSAVDTLKRLIFVGNVFDSIKLLVLMYLVTYLGDLCNGLTLLIISVIAVFSLPLFYRQRQEQVDGLVAQVQAHIDNITDILRRLAQGGGPPPDPTPGGAKPKMQ, encoded by the exons ATGGGCCAGGTTTTAGGATTCTCCCACTGCC AGGAATATGGCTCTGTTGCATCCACCCCGGATTCAACTCCTCCGTGCACCGATG GCGGGAACGAGGAGTCGGAGTTGTACGAGCTGCAGACCGCCAGAGAGTGGTCCGACGACGACATGGGGGATGGAGATCCAGACGACGACGAGGGGCTGGCTTCATCCCCGTCCATCTGGGGCACGCCGCGTCAGAACTCCTATGAGCTGACTTTCTCTTACATCGCCATTGCCGAGGCCGAAGCCGTGGGAGCATCGCGCCACCTCAGAGAGCGGCGCAGGGCCGGCAGCTCTCGGGGAAGTCGTACACCTTTAATCCGCACAGACACTCTGGAAACACTGTTGGACTCGCCCGATGTAGACTGGGACCCTCAGGCATTCCTCACTCGGGAGGAAGAACAAGAGgcggcggagaggagggagcaggagagagTTGAGGCGAGGACAGCCGGTGCATTGGGACGGAGCCAGCAGGAGCAGACTATTACAATTCAGCCCGGTCCTCAGAACCTGGACCCAGAAAGTCAGAGCGGAGACGCAgtagtccagcagcaggagagcgCGATGCTGGCATCTTCTCAAACCCCATCATCTCAGCAACAGagcccctcacacacactccaag CTGCAACCTCACCGCCGTCTGAGCCAGAGTCTCCCGTCGCCCGGGAAACCATCTCAGTCAAGCTGCTCACATCTGTGCGTCCCAGAGGCCCGGCGTCCTCGCAGTCCGCCTCCGCCGGCCAAAATTCTCAGGAACAGCTGGTCAGCGATCACTGGTTTTCAGCTCTCAGCCTAACAGAGGACCCCACACTATGCACGCACATAGCAG TGATGGACCTGATCTACTGGAAGGAGACGGAGCGCACCGGCATGGTGCTGACGGGGCTGGTGGTGGGCCTGCTGTCCCTGTTCCAGCTCAGCATCATCACCGTGCTCTCCACAGTCTCCTTGGCCCTCATGTGCTTCACCATATCAGTGCGCGTCTACTACCACGTGCTCCACGCCTTCAAATGGGGAGACGGAGAGCATCCGTTCAA GGCGTATCTGGACATGGACATCAGTTTGAGTGGAGAGCAGGCGGACCTCTACATGCAGAAAGTCATTGTCTTGACTCTGTCTGCTGTCGACACTTTGAAAAGACTCATTTTTgttggaaatgtttttgactCCATCAAG TTGCTGGTTCTGATGTACCTGGTGACCTACCTGGGAGACCTGTGCAACGGCCTTACTCTGCTCATCATCA GTGTCATTGCCGTCTTTTCTTTACCACTTTTCTACAGACAACGCCAG GAGCAGGTGGACGGCTTAGTTGCACAAGTCCAGGCCCACATTGACAACATCACGGACAT
- the ppm1na gene encoding protein phosphatase, Mg2+/Mn2+ dependent, 1Na (putative), producing MRTARRASNVEVPSFLRQMVRETEKMVTFFFKGGSRESSPGEEDGSDDDDSMPSPYLDRPILEKHVSEGGSDLGVNYAVASMQGWRAQMEDAHACMPQLRGELADWAYYAVFDGHAGTTVAQYCSRNLLDHILATGGIKSDEDPEQVKEGIREGFLDIDRHMHKLARRECWDRSGSTAAAVMISSRYIYFINCGDSRTLLCHDGQVVFYTEDHKPFNPREKERIQNAGGSVTLQRVNGSLAVSRALGDFDFKEVDWRPQTEQLVSPEPEVYELERTPEDEFLILACDGVWDAIGNEELCAFVRSRLQVCDDLREICAQVIDLCLYKGSLDNISIIIVCFPGAPQVSQEALQQEAELEQHIDMKVEEILQMMRSRDEDPDLLYVIKFLAAEEIPGLPPGGGITSKRDCIISAYQKHITAVRTQEPMDIEGSEEDSN from the exons ATGAGGACGGCACGGCGCGCCAGCAATGTGGAGGTGCCCTCCTTCCTCCGGCAAATGGTCAGGGAGACGGAGAAGATGGTCACCTTCTTCTTCAAAGGAGGATCCAGGGAGTCGTCACCGGGAGAGGAGGACGGTTCGGACGACGATGACTCAATGCCGAGCCCGTACCTGGACCGCCCCATCTTGGAGAAGCATGTGTCGGAGGGGGGGTCAGACCTGGGGGTAAACTACGCCGTGGCGAGCATGCAGGGCTGGAGGGCTCAGATGGAGGACGCCCACGCCTGCATGCCCCAGCTAAGGGGGGAGCTGGCGGACTGGGCATACTACGCTGTTTTCGACGGACATGCGGGAACCACAGTCGCTCAATACTGCTCCAGAAATCTGCTGGATCACATCCTGGCCACAG GTGGGATCAAATCAGATGAGGACCCCGAGCAGGTGAAAGAGGGGATCCGTGAAGGCTTCCTCGATATTGATCGTCACATGCACAAACTGGCTCGCCGGGAGTGCTGGGACAGGAGCGGCTCCACCGCAGCGGCCGTCATGATCTCCTCTCGCTACATCTACTTCATCAACTGCGGAGACTCGCGCACCCTGCTCTGCCACGACGGCCAGGTGGTCTTCTACACCGAGGACCACAAGCCGTTCAACCCCAGGGAGAAGGAGCGCATTCAGAACGCCGGAGGCTCGGTGACCCTCCAGAGGGTGAACGGCTCGCTGGCGGTCTCCAGAGCTCTGGGGGACTTTGACTTCAAGGAGGTGGACTGGAGGCCGCAGACAGAGCAGCTGGTGTCGCCGGAGCCGGAAGTGTACGAGCTGGAGAGAACGCCCGAAGACGAGTTCCTCATTCTGGCGTGCGACGGCGTGTGGGACGCCATCGGGAACGAGGAACTGTGCGCCTTTGTGCGCAGCCGTCTGCAGGTGTGCGACGACCTGAGGGAGATCTGTGCCCAAGTGATCGACCTCTGTCTGTATAAG GGAAGCCTGGAtaacatcagcatcatcatcgtGTGCTTCCCTGGCGCCCCCCAGGTGTCACAGGAGGCACTGCAGCAAGAGGCAGAGCTGGAGCAGCACATAGACATGAAAGTGGAAG AGATCCTCCAGATGATGaggtccagagacgaggacccTGACCTGCTGTATGTGATCAAATTCTTAGCGGCGGAGGAGATTCCAGGGCTCCCACCGGGAGGAGGCATCACCAGCAA acgaGATTGTATCATCTCTGCATATCAGAAACACATCACAGCCGTGAGGACTCAGGAGCCAATG GACATCGAAGGATCAGAGGAGGATTCAAACTAA
- the LOC115400879 gene encoding 4F2 cell-surface antigen heavy chain gives MPLNAGDAEYGSMSGNGLAGNVDSSETAPLLMPEPDREPVQPWAPLSKGELQAVAGGPGWRKARCYLVLLFWLSWLAILSTAVAIIIYSPRPVVPQLQWWQRAPFFQVEPQLLLQADRLQLNFSVLMEQLPYLKSLGLGALILQGLFGKEMSPLNLNEFSKNVGMLTQIQHLLTASNKANLKVVLDFCDLDLLGSPHGEEVSDPQLNISVTMQHAVRFWMEEGVAGFVICDTDEAYSEKTLLEWRSVLKEFSSVEEERIVVVRQTREFLPLLINSDNVTLVDMVMRSILPHSDHALSAGQVAEAIENHLQTQDQTTWLSWTVGGKASYNLKKLLLVLTMTLPGSPTVQWDEEIHQAQATLPVRLLMFKPLMHVFTGLPQDKDAKHSAVALLTTLSHAKAREEALLYGSFTFLPFNTSSFSGSLNSTSSSPPILAFLRSWGCVHVLIVLNVGPEPHALDPAWAPSLPEAGVFLSSTGMDRLGSTSLYTLKVQPYEAVVIKLFQGGSYS, from the exons ATGCCTCTGAATGCAGGAGACGCAGAGTATGGCAGCATGTCCGGAAATGGGCTCGCGGGCAATGTGGACTCTTCTGAGACGGCCCCGCTGCTCATGCCGGAGCCGGATCGGGAGCCGGTTCAGCCGTGGGCGCCCTTGAGCAAAGGGGAGCTGCAGGCCGTCGCGGGCGGTCCGGGCTGGAGGAAGGCACGCTGCTACTTGGTGTTGCTGTTCTGGCTCTCCTGGCTGGCGATTCTCTCCACTGCCGTCGCCATCATTATTTACAGCCCGCGGCCGGTTGTGCCGCAGTTGCAGTGGTGGCAGAGGGCGCCCTTCTTCCAGGTAGAAccgcagctgctgctccaggccgACAGGTTACAGCTAAACTTCAGCG TGTTGATGGAGCAGCTTCCGTACCTCAAGTCTTTGGGTTTAGGAGCTCTGATCCTGCAGGGTCTGTTTGGTAAGGAGATGTCTCCTTTGAACCTCAATGAATTCAGTAAAAACGTGGGTATGCTGACTCAGATCCAACATCTTCTCACAGCGAGCAACAAAGCAA ATCTCAAAGTGGTTTTGGACTTCTGTGACCTGGATCTGTTGGGATCTCCGCATGGCGAAGAAGTTTCAGACCCACAATTGAACATTTCAGTTACCATGCAG CATGCAGTTCGCTTCTGGATGGAGGAAGGTGTGGCAGGGTTTGTAATCTGTGACACAGATGAAGCATATTCAGAGAAG ACTCTGCTGGAGTGGAGAAGTGTTTTGAAGGAGTTCAGTAGTGTAGAAGAGGAAAG GATTGTGGTGGTCAGACAGACAAGAGagtttcttcctcttctaaTCAACTCGGACAATGTCACGCTGGTGGATATGGTCATGAGGTCCATTCTGCCACATTCAGACCACGCCCTGTCCGCTGGACAGGTGGCTGAGGCCATTGAGAACCATCTGCAAACTCAAGACCAAACTACATGGCTCAGCTGGACA GTTGGAGGTAAAGCGTCTTATAACTTGAAGAAGTTACTCCTGGTGTTGACAATGACTCTGCCTGGATCGCCTACTGTCCAGTGGGATGAAGAAATCCACCAAGCTCAGGCAACACTTCCTGTAAGACTC CTCATGTTCAAACCTCTCATGCACGTCTTTACCGGTCTTCCTCAGGACAAAGATGCCAAACATTCAGCTGTCGCCCTTCTCACCACCCTGAGCCACGCCAAAGCCAGAGAAGAGGCTCTGCTGTATGGGAGCTTTACTTTCCTCCCCTTCAATACCTCGTCCTTCTCTGGCTCCCTGAACTCCACTTCTTCATCTCCCCCCATCCTGGCCTTCCTGCGCTCCTGGGGCTGCGTTCACGTTCTGATCGTGCTAAACGTGGGACCTGAACCTCATGCCCTGGATCCCGCTTGGGCTCCGAGCCTGCCTGAAGCCGGTGTGTTTTTGTCCAGCACAGGGATGGACCGACTGGGGTCAACTTCCCTGTACACACTCAAAGTGCAGCCCTACGAAGCAGTCGTCATCAAACTGTTTCAGGGAGGAAGCTACTCATAG